Part of the Sulfobacillus acidophilus DSM 10332 genome, CCGGCAGCACCGGTGTTAACGACGGAACCCGCCGATTCTCGGCCGCCACCCGGTAAGTCCGAATGGTCCCCTCGGGGGACAACCAATGCGCCAAAAGGTCCGGCCCCAGGCCTGCCGTGAGGGCTAACAACGTCGACCCGGCCCGTTTCTCCCGGGCATTTTGTTCCTGCCAGCGGCTATCCATGGCCGAGCGCCCTTTCCTGTCCGTCCGGATCCTCCATCAATCGCTCATGGTCCGACGGCTCCTCCTGTCGGCGCTCCCAAGATCCGAAAAGCCCCCGTAACAAGTGGTAGAGAAGCGCCATAAAGGTGACCGTCAGCCCAACACTTAAAAGGACCAAAACCCCCGTTTGATGGTCGAGCCAGAGCGCGCGGACTAACAGCCATTCGCTATAGCTAATCCCAAGCGGCGGAACCCCGGACAACGCCAAGATACCGACGGCCCAAACCGTGCCTAATCGGGGCGCCCGGCGAAAAGCGCCTTGCCACGCATCCATTCGTTTCGCATGCAATCGTTCCGACAAATGCCCGCTGACGAAAAACGTACCCGACTTGATCCCCGCATGAAATATCCACTGCCAGAGGGCGGCGGCAATTCCCGCGGAAGTCCCCAACCCGAGTCCAATCGCCATCATGCCCACTTGCTCCACCGATGAGTAGGCCAATAACCGCTTCACCTCGCGCTGCATGAAAAGGGAGAATGAGCCCACCATAACCGATAGCACCCCTAACCATAATAGCCAGGGGGACCCCGAACCCACCGGGCCCATGGGGACGGCAGCCAAATAGCGATGAAGGGTCCAAAGAGTCAGCCCCAACAAGACCCCCGACAATAACCCGCTGACAGGCGCCGGCGCCTCGGCATGAGCGTCGGGCAACCAGGTATGAAAAGGCGCTAATCCCACTTTGGTTCCGAGACCGACAATCAACAGCACGCCGCTTAATTGCCGGATCCCCAGAGGAATATGGCGCCAGTGGGTCTCGAGATACCCGAAATTAAACGTCGCGAACCCGGCATGATGGGAACCGAGGCCCGCATATAGCAGGATCAGGCCCAAAAGCCCCAACAGTAAGCCGACCGACACAATCAGCACATATTTCCAAGCCGCTTCCAAGGCGCGCCGACTATGCATTTCTAAAATAAGCGCCGCCGAGGTGACGGTCGAGAGCTCCACCCAAAGCCAGGCGGCCGCCAGATTATCCGTCAGGGCCAACCCCGTTAACGAAGCCCAGAACCCGGCCCACCAGAGATAATAGCGGGTAAGCGGAACGGCCGGATGCTCCGCCGTCCACCAAAGACTATCCCCGGCACTCGCCCACGTAATCACCAGCACCACGAGCGCCAGGAGAGAACTCGGCTGGGTCAACCGAAGATGCGGGGCCAGAGTGAGGACGCCTACGCCCAAGAGGGCACTGAGCCACCCCCATACCGCTCGCGTCAGCCATCGACCGGGCCGGATCCATCCCAATACGGATAACCCCACTACGCCTAACGGTCCGCCATATAACACGTATGCCGTCATCCGGCTCACCCCCGTAGCCGCTTTAATACGCCGGTGTCGGCGGTACGAAACAAATGATGAAGGCGCTGATTAATCCAAAGCGCCACAACCCCTAAAAGGCCCACATCGATCAAAAGGCCCCATTCCAAAATGGCCGGTAAGGATCCGGTAAGAGCACGCGCCAATAACACCAATCCGTTTTCGACCACCATCAGACTCATTACCTGGGAAAGAAAATGACGCCGGGCCACAACGGTGAAAAGGCCGACAAACACGGTCGCCAGTCCCTCGGTCACCAGCGTCGGCGACGACACCAGCCCCGTCGTATCGAGGACACGACCCACGTGATAGACCACCGCCCACAAAAAGAGTCCTCCCACATAGGCCCAGAGCGGCAACGCCGGATCGCGATAATGCGCATCAGGCCAGACGGAAAAACCCCGCCAGACCATGGCCGGTACCAGTCCCGCTTTCATCGCCAAAGTCGCCCCCAGAAAAATCAAAAGTTCCGGATGTTGCCGAAGTGACGGGGTCCATTCCAACACCCCGACCGACACGCCCTGAGCGACCAAAGCCCCAATGCCGATCGGCACCCGGCGGGAGAGAAGAATCCCCAGCGCCCCCAAAAGAATCACCAATCCCGCGCTGTCCATGGTTAATCCAACCCTCCCTGCGCCAAAAATACGGCGACCGCACCGAGTCCCGCCGCCAGCAGAAGATACCCCGGCAACTGAAAATAGCGCCATTTAATCCAGTGGCTTTCGAGCCACCCAATCACGGCACTACCGACCAGCCATTCGGCACCCTGTTCCAACACGGCCCATCCCGGGGTAGACGAAAAAGGCCCCCAGATGACCCCGATTAAGCCGACCAGTAAGGTCCACTTCACCATCTGGGCCAGTTGCCACTCGGCTAATGGCCGTCCGCTGTATTCCAGCGTGACCGCCTCATGCATCATGGTCAATTCCAGATGGGTATCCGGATTATCCACCGGCAATCGCCCGGCTTCCGCCAATAAAACCAGCCCGTACCCCGCCAATGAGAAGGCGCCCATAATCCAGCCCAGCGGGAGGGTTTGGAGATGCGGCATCAGACGGACAATGGACGTCTTGTGGCTCACACTGGCCACGAACGCCACCACGGCCAGCCAAGCCGGTTCAATGCCCGACCCGACGGTTAAAATCCGACTCGCGCCCAAGCCGCCAAAACTCCCGGCCGTATCGATCCCCGCCAAACCGGTCCAAAACCGTTCCAACGCAAGAAGAAATCCCAGCAGCAAAAGGTTATCCGTATCCGTACCGAAAAGAGGCTCCCCCGCCCAAGGGACTAACCCCATCGCGAGCACGCCCACGGCCAAGGCTACGCTGGGCGCCCAGTGAAACACAAACGATGCGGGCTCAGGCACCAACGTTTCTTGGCGCCAACTGTTCGCCAGTACGTGATAATAAAAACCGGGACCAGGCCCTCGCCGTCCTTGCATCCGCGCTTTCACCATTTGGCTAACCCCATACCAAAACGGAGCGGATACAATCCCGATGACCGTCATGCCCAGTTGCCATACGATTTTCACGGACATCCCCCTACCGCCCCCGCACCCATAACAAGAACACGCCGGTGGTCACCAGCACATAGGCCACGTACCAACGAATCGGACCGGCTTGAACACGGGTCACCCAATGAGAAAGCCGCCAAGCCACGTGATAGAGCGGGCGGTAGAAATACCGATCCCAGACCGATTCGGTGCCCCCTTGATATTGCAGCCGTTCGGGATAATAGCGAGCTTGCGTCCCTTCCCCGATTAATTGCCGATGGGGACGGTAAAGCAGCGCAAACGTGGTCCGAACACTTTTAGTCATCGATACGGATGTCCACTGCATCGCGGACGACGCCTCGCGGCCCGTTGCCCAGCGGGGTACAGACCGCGTGTCGGTTCTCCGGCTCACGGCCTGAAGTCCCGCGACCAGCCCGCCCAAGGCCAATACGATGACCGGCAGATGGTCGAGTACCCCGAGCGTCGGCAGAGGAAACGGGTTGGCGGCCACCACCCGGGCCAGTTCGCGGATCGCCACTGCGGGAAATACCCCGATGGCCACCGAGAGCGTGCTCAAAAACAGTAACGGCCTCACTAAAGCGGCGGGGAGGGGTCGGCGACCGACCGGTCGGCGCGGTTCCCCCAAAAAAATGACGCCGACCGCTTTAACCATGGTCATCAGGGCCAACCCGGCGGAAGCCGCCAAACCTAACCCCACGGCCAACATCACCAGACCGCCGGCGGCCTGAAAGAATCGAAGATCCGTCAGGAGCGTTTGAAACGTCAACCACTCGCTCGCGAATCCGCTCAGGGGCGGTAACCCGCTCAACGCCATGGCCCCGGCCAAAAATGCCCAAAACACCCCAGGAATGGTGCGAACGAGTCCACCCAGTTGATCGGCCTCTAACGTCCCGGTGTGCTGCTCAACGGCACCCGCCGCCATAAACAGTTGACTTTTGAACAGTCCGTGATTAACCGTGTGAAAAAGGCCGGCCAGAAGCCCGCCGACCCACAGGGCAGGGTGCCCGGTGTCCTCTCCCAGTGCCCCTAACCCGAGCCCGACCACAATGACACCGATGTTCTCAATACTGGAATACGCCAAGAGCCGTTTCAAATCGGTTTCCATCACCGCGTAGAGGACGCCCGTCAGGGCCGACAAGGCTCCCAGGGCGATAATCGCCAAGCCTGTCCACTCCGGCATGGGCCCTAGATCGCCTATGACAAACTGCATGACGCCAAAGATGCCGAGTTTTATCATGACGCCCGACATGAGGGCCGACACCGAGGCCGGTGCCACCGGGTGGGCCCGCGGCAGCCATACATGAAAGGGCACGAGGCCGCTTTTGGTGCCAAAACCCAATAGCAACAGCCAAAACACCGTCATCTTAGTGGACAAAGGCAAATTCCTGGCCGCCTGTGCCCATTCGGTAAAGTGGGCCGAGTGGAGGGTGGCCGCCAACAAGAAAAATCCCGCCAAAATGGCCATCGCACTCATTTGCGACATGACCCAATAGATATAACCCTGTTTTAAAATGTTCGGTTGTTGGCGGTCCGCAATGACCAAAAAGAATGATGTCAGTGCCATGATTTCCCAAGCGGTCATAAAAACCCAAACCGTATTGGCCAATAAAACCCCCGCCATACTGATGAAAAACCAGGGTAACCAGCTGGCCACTTGCGGTTGACCATGCTCCCGATAGCCGTAGCGGAACCACGCCACGGCAATCCCGACCACGCCCAATAACATCAAAAAGACGGAGCGCAGAGGCGTAGCAGCCATTTGATGCGTCGTCCAGGGTCGAAACCAACTGTAGATGCCCAGCCCTAAAATGGCCCCCGCCAGTAACCCGATACCCGCGCGAGATGGCCATCCCGCCACAATAGGATTCGTTATGCGCATGCTCCGTCTGCTCCTCATCAATTACGATTCGGGTTCATCCAAAACCGAAACCCAGGTCGCCAACTGATTTTCGAATATCGTTCGCGCGGTATCCATCAAATCAAAAATGAGAGGATCTTTAACCGAGTAAAACACATTGGTCCCTTGTTTACGCGACTCCACCAAATGATGCGCCCGCATAACCGCCAGCTGCTGGGATACGGAGGAGGCTTCCACCATCAAAAGGCGTTGTAATTCGCCGACAGTTTTTTCCCCCGTCCGCAAAAGCTCCAAGATACGGAGGCGCAAGGGATGTCCCAAGGCTTTGAAGAGTTCGGCCTTAAAATCGTGTAGCGCGCCCAATTTTGTCTCACCAACCTTTACAAAACGATTATATCATCATATGCCCGATTATATATATTCAAATATTTATAGATTTAAGGGAATCGGGGACCTGACGTCTAGAGCTCGGACGTGCCGCATACAGTGCATCAAACACGTCCGGGAGGATCCGCGATGGCGTTGACCCGTCGACTGAAATGGCTGGCCCTAGGTATAACCCTTTTATGGGGTCTTTTATTGGCGGGATGCGGTGTTCAACCGCCACCCGTGGAGACGGCCCCTCCTCTTATGATCAATGACACGGTGAATAATGCCGTCCTGACGTTGCCGATTGTGGTGGCCGACCGTCTGGGGCTTTTTGCTCACCAACACTTGCGTGTCATTTTGAGGCCGGATCCCGCCGCCCCCCTCTCCCTCAGTTGGGCCGGAAGCCGCTGGCCGATTGAGGGGGTCTTGGCGGTGCGGCCCGATCTGGTCCTCGTCTCGCCCATTCCCGACCCTCATTTTCGCCTCCGGGCTCTCCGTCATTTACCCCTTTTCTTGACTCCGGCGGCCACGCCGGAAGAAGCTTGGGCCCGGCAGGTGCTCGCCCTTCACCAGGTCGTGGGGAATGATTGGAAAGTCATCCCGAAAGCGGAGGTGCTGTCGCTTTGGGCCCAGCGTCGGTTACCCTGGGTCATGGTGCCTCTGTCCGAGTGGCCGGCATTAAAAAACCGTGCCCCCGACAGCCGGATTTTGGCCTGGATCGGTGCCTCCACCGGTCCCCTGCCGACGGTGGTGATCACCGGTCACCCGGCTCGGCCCGGTCAATTGACCACTTTTTTGGCCGCCGTGAATCTGGCCCTCTGGTATATTCACACCACGCCGGCGGCTCAAGTCGCCCAATTAATCGGGCGCCCGACCGCCGAGGAAATCGCGACGATTCGGCAAGCCGATCACTATGGGATTTGGCCCGCCGTCACCCGACTCGACCCCGCCACCTACCAACGCGGCCGGCAATTTTGGGCGACCGGATGGCCTGACTATGAAACGGGCGTACGAAACCAGAGTGCCGACGCCGCCCTGACTTTCCATGGCTGGTAGGTTTTGGGGGTGACTTCCATTAATATCAGATCGGCCATCCCCGCCAAATGGCCGGTAGCCTTTAACCGGCCTACCGGCTGAAATCCCACTTTTTGATAGACCCGAATGGCTCGCGGGTTATCGTGCCGCACCCGCAGATAGATTTTCTCGAGTCCCAACGGCCCAAACGCAATCATCAGCATTTCGGATACCGCTTCTCCGCCCATCCCCTGATTCCAATAGCGCTTGTCACCTATCGAGACGCGCAATTCCGCCTCGCGCGCCCGCCAGGTGATATGTTCCAATTCGACGTCACCGATGAGTTCCTGCTGGTCATTGACGATTCCGAGCGCTAGGCGCCGGTTATCCTCATGTAATGAAAGCCACCAACGTTTCGGATCTAATTCATACGAAAATTTTTTTCCGGTCAGTTGATATATCTCCGGATCATTATCCCATTCCATAAGCCGGGCCACATCGCCGGGCTCTAACCGACGCAAACGACGATATGGTCCGTGATCCATTAAATGCACCCATTTCACCCCGCCACTCTTTTCACGCCTTAAGGGAATTCGACATAGCGGACAAAGTTCCTTTGTAGGGCGCCGTCATCGCCCGGTGATTTCTGATGGCAATGGTGGCATGGACCGCCAACCCCTCCAAAATTCATGATATTGGCGTTCCCTCTCGGTTGTGCTCTTGACCGGTTGTCCCCAATTGAGTAGCTTGGTCTTATGACAGCATTACGGGGCAAACGACTTTGGGTTATGCGGCACGGCCGACCTGACCTTCCGGATAATCCTTTTTTTATGACACGAGAAACGTTTAACCGCTTTCTGGAGGCGTATGACGCCGCGGGGCTGAGCGATCGGGAGAAGGATCGCTTACGTCGCCTCTATGAAGGATATCCGCGACCTGATTTGGTCGTCACCTCGGACTTGCCGCGGGCCCGCGAGACCGCCGAGCTTTTTGCCCGCTCCGCCCCAATTATTGAGGATCCGGTGTTTCGGGAAATTCCGGTGCGATTGCCGGACGTGCCGACGTGGTTTTTGTCCCGTCTCTGGCCGGGTGAGATTTGGTGGGGATATTTACGGTTTGCCTGGTTTTACGATATCCCTCCCGAAGGCCAAAAAAAGAGTCTGGAACGGGCCCAAACGGCCATCGGGAAATTGGAGCAGTATCAATCCGACGTCCCCAACTTGGCGGTGGTATCCCATTCGGGATTTCTTCTGGTACTGATTGACCAGCTCCAGCGAGCGGGTCGCATTCGGGGACGACGATTGCCGCATATCGGGTTTGGCCTCCCGACCGACTACATTTGGCAATAACGGTATAGCCCGCCTGCCCGAGGGAAATCCTTCCCCTTAAGGGGGGCGAACGATGAAACGCGCGGTCGTGCTGGGAGCCCGCTTCGGGGGGCTCGCGGTGGTGGCCTGGTTACGGCGCCTTTACTCTCCCGGCCATTTGGAGATCACCGTCATAGAACAATGGCAACGGATGATTTACCGGCCCGGCCTGGTCGACGTCTTTCAATCCGACCCGCTTTCCGTATTGCCGCGCCTGACGATCCCGCTCGCCTCCTATTTTCAAAAACGCCGGGTCCGTCTCCTTACCGATACCGTGGTTGGCATAGACCCCGAGAAGCGTCACGTCATGGTGGCTTCCCATGCGCCGGTACCGTACGACGTGTTATTTGTCGCAACCGGTATGGAACCGGCTTGGGACGCCGTTTCAGGCCTTAGTCGGCGGCACGGTGGGCTTTGCGAAGGCTATTTGGCCCGTCGCAGCGGCCGGCTCTTACACGCCGAGCCTCATGGGCGCATGGTGTGGGCGGTCGGCCCGCTCCTCGGAGTGGACCACTGGGATCCCCCGGTCACGGTCGGCTGCGAATGCCCCCTCTTGGAATCTCTTTTCATTTGGGATCGATATCTGCGGCAAAAGCACCGGCGCGACCAGGTTGAGCTGACCGTTGTCACCCCGGCCGCCCGTATTGCCGAAATGGTTGGTCCGCGGGCCCGCGAGTGGGTCTTAAGCGAACTCGACCGCCGCTCCATTCGCCTCGTCACCGGGGCCCGCTATCAACAAGTGACGGACCGTACCCTAGTTTTATCCAATCAAACCATCCCCTATGATCACAGTGTCTGGATCCCTCCCTATAGCGGTCCCCGCTGGGCCCAAAACACCCCGTTGGTCGATCAAGGCGGCTGGATTCCGGTCTCGGCCCATCTCCAACACCCGGTGTTTCCCGACATCTATGCGGTGGGTGACGGGGTGAGTCGCTCGTGGCCTAAGCAAGGGCATTCCGCGATGGTCGAAGCCCGGGTTGCCGTCACCCATTGGCATGCGCAACAAGAAAAACAAAAGCCCCCACCGCCTTTTCGCCCATTGATGCTCTGGGTGTTGGAAGCGGGGGGGCCTTCCGGTATTTTTCATGCCAGCACCACATTTTGGGGCGGATCACGGGACATTCTGTGGCAAGGCCGTTGGCCTGTCTGGGTTAAACGGAGTTTTGGTTGGGCCTATATTCGGCGGCAGGGCGACTTGCCGATCATGCCTTAAGCCTCCGCCGTCCACACCATCACGACATCGGTCGCCGGACGACGGGTTTGAACGTTCCGAAATCCCGCCTCTTTGAGCCAGGCCGGCATCTGATCGCCACGATGCCATCGGCGATGGGAACGTGCAAGCCATCGATAAGGCGCTTCTTCGGGCCGATACGGCCAGTCCTTGGTGAGGCTCCAATCCCCCCAACGGGGAAGCCACTGATAGAAATACGCTTCAAACCCTCGGCCGGCCCACCCTTTGGGCGTGTGGGTTTCCAGCACCACCAAATGACCCCCCGGCTTTAGCGCCTGGTGGACGGCCCGTATGGCGGCACCGGGATCGGCTTGATCCCGTAAAACAAAACTCATGAGAGCCACGTCAAATTCACGCGGGTGCCGGGGCGCCCACTCCTGGAGACGGGCATGCACCCGGTTCACCGGCACGGTGATTTCGTCCAGCATGTGGGCGGCCGCATCAACCCCCACCAACTCCCAATCGGGATGCCGCCGATATAATTTTTCCAAGAGCCGTCCGGTCCCGCAGCCCAAATCGACCACCCGCCTTGGGGAAAATCCCTCGGCAATCGTCATCAAGTCTCGTAGCCATCCGTCATAGCGGCCCCAGGAGACGGCATCGGTTTGCGATTCGTAGCGGGGCGCCATCCAGTCGAACGTTGGGGTTAAATCGCCGGTCTCCGGCTCTTTTTCCGTCACCACGCTCATATGCGAATATCCTCCTCTCGTTGGTTAAATGCCAGGAAATCCGGTTTGTAAAATGCGCCATAAAGCCTCGTCTTCCTCTTGATAAGCTTCCACCAGCCGCTCAAGACTATGCGCAACCCGCTGCCACGGTCCCGGCTCCCCGTCATACGACAAGCCGAGGACGCGGGCGGCTTCCGGTGTGCGGGCAATCAGGTGAAACGGCTGGAGATCGTGCGTTGAGCCGACCCCCACTGCCCGGCAAATCTCCCTCAGTTCTTTGGCCGTCGCCTCAAACCAATTAGCCACATGTTCGGCGGCCCGATCCCGGTTGAGCGGTGGAGCCGTTCGCTTGGACCCATGGGCCAGGACAAGCGCGGTGGGCGGTTTCTCCGGAACAATTTTCCACACTTCCTCGTGCGCCAGCGCAAACAATAAAATCGACCCGACGGCGACCACGTCCGCGCCCAAGGCTAACAGTTTCGCAATATCGGCGGCATCATGGACCCCACCGGAGACGATTAACGTAACCCGATTGCGCACCCCCAACACCTGAAGCCATCGATGGGCCCGCACGGTCAAAAGGGCGGTCGTTACGCCAAAGTGATCCGAAATCACCGCCGGACTTCCCGCGCTGCCGGCCGTCGATCCGTCTAACGTCACAGCATCAATCCCGAGTGCGGTCAGATAGGTTAAATCGTCTTCCAAGTGATGGCTGCCGGCGATTTTGATCCCGATCGGCACGTCCGGCACCATGGCCCGGACGTCGGACACCCAATCTTCGAGCTTCCGAAAGGGAGCATGATGAATCACCGCTTTTTGCCCGCCTAAATCCCGGGCCATGCGAGGCGCGAGCGCCGAAGCCGGTTTTTGAATACCGATACCCGCTTCCGCGCCCTGGCTCAGTTGAATTTCCACCATATCGGCTAAACGCAAGACCTCCGGCTGATGAGCCCAGGGAGCCCGGCTCAATTGCAACACCCATCGTTCCGCAAGTGCCCGTTCTTCCGGCAAATACGGCCCTTCGCCGGTGACAATGGCCGTTCCCGATACACTGGCCGCTTCCGCCAAAGCCACTTTGACATCTTCATCGACGGCCAAACCGTAGCCCATGGGCGCCACGATGACGGGCAGGGCGAGCGGCAACGGGCGCCGAGCCTCTGGGCCGATGACAGTATTTAAGGAAACCGGGTGTTTTTGGGCCAAGGCCCCCGGGATTAACGTAGCGGGATCGAAGCCGATTTGATCCAACCAATCGACATGCGGTCGCGATCCTAAAGGGTGCTGCGCGGGTGTGCCTTGCTCCGCCCGCTGCATGGTCAGGGCAATATCGGACACGTCATGGGTTTTTAAACTAAAAAACCATTCGGCGATCGACCATCCGGCATTATGGCCTAAGGCGGCCTCCCCCCGCCGCATCAGGCGCCGAAAGCCCCAAACGACCGCGACCGTCAAAATTGCCAAAATGAGTCCCGCCGTGATAAACGGAATAATCCAGATCACGTGTTGCCTCCTTCTCCCGCCGTCGACTGACCGCGATGCCGTTGACGAAACCAAGCCACGGCCACCGAGACGGGAATTACCGTTAACGTCCAATAAAAATCCGCGGGATTGACCCAGTTGAACAAAAGCGCCCGCGCGACCAAATCGGACGGAATGAAGGCCGCCAATCCGGCGATCACCGCGGTCGCCGTCACAATCATCCAACGGTAATTCTTTTGCCGAAACAGGGTATCCACATTCCACCCGAGACAAAAAAGATGCACCGCCAAATAGAGAATTAAGGCCGAGGTCCAGATCACCGTCACCAAAAGCCCGATACCTTTAATGAAAAACGAGCGCACCGATATCAACGAAAATACGTAAATAATCGGCCACCGAAGCTTGGCGGTGCCGTACGGCCCGAGCGTGGTCATCACCACCACATACAAAACCAATAAGATAAATCCTTGAAAGCCGATACCCCATAACGCCATCTGCATCCGTTCACGCGCATGCTTGACCCGCACCCTGGGCGTGAGACTCACCACCACCCCGCCATTCACGTAGAGAAACCAGGTGCCCACCACCGCCCGAAACCAATCGGGAATATTCCAATTGGGACTGGGCAGGAGCACCTGATAAAATCGCCAATGAGAGATACTGAGCGCCAATACCAGCAACAGCGTAATTAAGATTAAAGGAAACCAAAATTGCACCTGCCGGGCCACGGTGGCGAGCGGGCGGGCTCCCACCCAAGCCACCGTCACGCCTATGACCGCCAAGATGGCCCAACTGGGGGTATTGGGATAATAAAACGTTTGTAACATCTTCCCGAAGAGAGCCAAAATAATGACGTCAATCGCGACACAAAATACCGCCGTGCCCAAAAAGACGGGCCAGCTAAACCAGCCCCAGGTCCGACGCACGGTTAAAAGAAACGGCGAGGCATGGGTGGTTTCGGCCCAGCGCACCTCGAGCCAGGTTAAGAGAAGGGCGATCCCGGTGGTGACCGGCAAAGCATAAAGTCCATTGCTGCCGGCACTGGCCACCAGGTACTGGGGCCATAAATAGACCCCGCCGGCCACGACGGATACCGCCACCATCATAAAAAACTGCCCTTTGGAAATCGGCTCGACCGGCCCCGTCATCCGCTGACCCCCGTCCGCCGAATCGTCAGCCGCACAGTCACTGTCGCATCAATCGGTAAGTACCGCCAAGCTTCCGGGTGATCCACGTCGACCACTTCTTGATGCGAAAAAACCAGCATCCGGTTGAATCCAAAAGGATCGGTATGGGTCCGATTGGCCCGTCGGATGGCGTCAAGACACCAACTTAAAATTTCTTTTTCGCCGGCCCGGCTGATGCTTTGAAGCGCTTTCGGCGATAGCGGCGCCGATTCCGGCCATTGCTCCAAGTCGGCTACCAACGGCAGGGTGACCCGTGCCCGCACGGCGTCGCCGCCATCGGCGGCCGAAATCTCCGGTTTACCG contains:
- a CDS encoding Spore germination protein (PFAM: Spore germination protein~InterPro IPR004761~KEGG: pjd:Pjdr2_3600 spore germination protein~PFAM: Spore germination GerAB~SPTR: Spore germination protein) — encoded protein: MTGPVEPISKGQFFMMVAVSVVAGGVYLWPQYLVASAGSNGLYALPVTTGIALLLTWLEVRWAETTHASPFLLTVRRTWGWFSWPVFLGTAVFCVAIDVIILALFGKMLQTFYYPNTPSWAILAVIGVTVAWVGARPLATVARQVQFWFPLILITLLLVLALSISHWRFYQVLLPSPNWNIPDWFRAVVGTWFLYVNGGVVVSLTPRVRVKHARERMQMALWGIGFQGFILLVLYVVVMTTLGPYGTAKLRWPIIYVFSLISVRSFFIKGIGLLVTVIWTSALILYLAVHLFCLGWNVDTLFRQKNYRWMIVTATAVIAGLAAFIPSDLVARALLFNWVNPADFYWTLTVIPVSVAVAWFRQRHRGQSTAGEGGNT